From the Bdellovibrio reynosensis genome, one window contains:
- a CDS encoding ATP-dependent DNA helicase: MRKVHVDVKQFSVPVPRVGSIETHSGYGASPVSGQEIHVRVQRERMREYEGYEAEKRLAYIFEKGPYQFSISGRADGCVEDPALIEEIKSAFDVEELYAKLLKEPNHPYVWQLRTYGYFFFKETGKVPRLNLHLVSSRNFRSKDININLDIEGYEAWLELRLEELVAETKIKEKLFDRRQKISKEMTFPFAAPRRGQKELVETVAENFEEGRALLVQAPTGLGKTAGILYPALKESLARGQKVVYVTPKNSQHQVAEEAVEKIQEQGCKVRSLTITAKSKMCLKAEPLCNPKYCEFAKDYYKKIYDNDLVNKLAKLRGITSSKLKTMGEEYEVCPFELSVEAIERADVVIGDYNYVFAPRGLLGRLSAPLLENEKANLVIDEAHNLPSRSQDYFSPSLSLQQLGQLERDFIRVPATFSIQGNALVHRARRLIQSYGKDGINRRVEIDLDPFMELDKDIRDLTMEYLDSDVEIMPQDPVLRFTNMWSDFVNSITLSGEEFFQTYQKNNFTEMLKITCCDASEHLKLAYKEFKNVVAFSATLKPFNYYQELLGLSNLDTKQVEFQSPFEKHNRKLLIIPQISTKFTDRQMNAGKIADTINKITQVKPGNYIALFPSFEFMRLVESKVRLTGYKVLVQEREMKQQQTQSYLEEMKLANNPTLLLGVQGGVFSEGVDFPGDMLIGAFVVGPALPNFDFEREQIRNYYENRYGKDKAFNYAYVYPAMAKAIQSAGRVIRSESDRGVIVMLDSRFLQNAYAETMPDGWYDQSPQELVSSQILADVKNFWENTP; the protein is encoded by the coding sequence ATGCGTAAAGTGCACGTTGATGTAAAACAATTCTCTGTCCCTGTTCCCAGAGTAGGAAGTATTGAAACCCACTCTGGTTACGGTGCTTCGCCCGTCAGCGGGCAAGAGATACATGTGCGTGTACAACGTGAACGTATGCGCGAATATGAAGGCTATGAAGCAGAAAAGCGCTTAGCCTATATTTTTGAAAAAGGCCCTTATCAGTTTAGCATTTCTGGTCGCGCCGATGGTTGTGTCGAAGACCCCGCATTGATTGAAGAAATCAAATCCGCATTTGATGTGGAAGAGCTTTACGCCAAACTTTTAAAAGAACCCAACCATCCTTATGTGTGGCAGTTACGCACCTATGGATATTTCTTTTTTAAGGAAACTGGAAAAGTTCCCCGCCTAAATCTGCATCTTGTTTCTTCACGCAACTTTCGTAGCAAAGACATTAATATAAATTTAGATATTGAAGGTTATGAAGCTTGGCTAGAACTGCGCCTTGAAGAGTTGGTTGCAGAAACAAAGATCAAAGAAAAACTTTTTGATCGTCGTCAAAAAATTTCTAAAGAAATGACTTTCCCTTTCGCAGCTCCCCGCCGCGGCCAAAAGGAATTGGTTGAGACAGTTGCTGAAAACTTTGAAGAAGGCCGTGCTTTACTTGTTCAAGCCCCAACAGGCTTGGGGAAAACCGCAGGAATTTTATACCCAGCTTTAAAAGAATCTTTAGCTCGCGGGCAAAAGGTTGTTTACGTCACTCCGAAAAATTCCCAGCACCAAGTTGCCGAAGAAGCTGTGGAAAAAATCCAAGAGCAAGGATGCAAAGTTCGCAGTCTGACCATCACAGCAAAAAGCAAGATGTGCCTAAAAGCTGAGCCTTTGTGCAATCCCAAGTACTGTGAATTCGCTAAAGACTATTATAAAAAAATCTATGATAACGACTTGGTTAACAAGCTTGCAAAACTGCGTGGAATCACCAGCAGCAAACTTAAAACCATGGGTGAAGAATACGAAGTCTGCCCTTTTGAACTTTCGGTGGAAGCTATTGAAAGAGCCGATGTTGTCATAGGCGATTATAATTACGTGTTTGCTCCACGTGGTTTGTTAGGTCGACTTTCAGCGCCGCTTTTAGAAAATGAAAAAGCAAATCTTGTGATTGATGAAGCCCATAACCTGCCTTCAAGATCCCAGGACTATTTTTCGCCTAGCCTTTCTTTACAACAACTAGGTCAACTTGAACGTGACTTCATCAGGGTTCCAGCGACATTTTCTATTCAAGGTAATGCTTTAGTTCATCGTGCTCGACGTCTCATTCAATCCTATGGCAAGGATGGAATCAATAGGCGCGTTGAAATTGATTTAGATCCATTCATGGAACTAGATAAGGATATTCGCGACCTGACGATGGAGTACCTGGATTCAGATGTAGAAATCATGCCGCAAGACCCGGTTCTGCGCTTCACCAATATGTGGTCCGATTTCGTGAACTCAATCACTTTAAGTGGCGAAGAGTTCTTCCAGACTTATCAAAAAAACAACTTCACCGAAATGCTGAAGATCACCTGCTGTGATGCCTCGGAACATCTAAAACTTGCTTATAAGGAATTTAAAAACGTTGTGGCTTTTTCTGCCACTTTAAAGCCTTTTAATTATTATCAGGAACTTTTAGGTCTTTCGAATTTAGACACCAAACAAGTTGAATTTCAGTCTCCGTTTGAAAAACACAACCGCAAGCTATTAATCATTCCGCAGATCTCAACCAAGTTCACTGACCGCCAAATGAACGCCGGTAAGATCGCTGACACGATTAATAAAATTACTCAAGTGAAACCTGGGAACTACATTGCCTTATTTCCAAGTTTTGAATTTATGCGCTTGGTGGAAAGCAAGGTTCGCCTCACTGGTTACAAAGTGCTGGTGCAAGAACGAGAAATGAAACAGCAACAGACCCAAAGCTATTTAGAAGAAATGAAACTTGCGAACAATCCGACATTGTTGTTGGGGGTGCAAGGCGGAGTTTTCTCTGAAGGTGTCGACTTCCCTGGTGACATGTTAATCGGTGCATTTGTCGTGGGACCGGCTCTTCCTAACTTTGACTTCGAACGTGAACAGATCCGCAACTATTATGAAAACCGTTATGGAAAAGACAAAGCCTTTAATTATGCCTATGTCTACCCTGCCATGGCGAAAGCCATTCAATCTGCGGGCCGAGTGATTCGCTCTGAATCAGACCGCGGTGTAATTGTGATGCTTGATTCACGCTTTTTACAAAATGCGTACGCTGAAACAATGCCCGACGGATGGTATGATCAATCCCCACAGGAACTCGTTTCTAGCCAAATTCTTGCTGACGTTAAAAACTTTTGGGAAAACACGCCATGA
- a CDS encoding exonuclease domain-containing protein — protein MSLLKHPVLFLDLQTTGAKPESGNILEIAWGVLSSEQVTSYLVEQPDGEEIPRRIQFITGIYQKHMNEAKPFTQVFAELKDFIKEHCLENPVAVIHFAQFEKPFLADAYEKLTEELPFQILCTHEIAKRLLPNLPTRGIKGLAGYFGCPSGELKRAANHVQATQVIWQGLTGLLAEKNILSLSDLNTWLSETPKTARVKYEYPLPKEKRLSLPKEPGVYRMLSRWGEVLYVGKATSLHDRVNSYFRGQKNRDSRKLEMLTQVWDLQVTVVGSPLESALLETDEIKRLNPPYNVSLKVGRRELAFFNEDFTSLSPVADEIHQIGPFSNAMALDSVLRLSQSVKEQSFDENMFYEPIDAELLEAGFDLFCDRHGFSKEDFRSVRSVLAVGLNWYRKLVEEAEEEEIIEEPEEAAADTETEDEEEVEIELTAEDLADKYERHFIRSAATYLRTKKLTQLLNARIKIAEKMELKIQGGQVLAPQSQHVKQRSSWQNLGIDTYDRMTVLYTELNKLRSKNETLEITF, from the coding sequence ATGAGCCTGTTAAAGCATCCCGTTCTTTTTTTAGATTTGCAGACCACAGGGGCAAAACCTGAGTCAGGAAATATTTTAGAGATCGCCTGGGGTGTTTTATCTTCAGAACAAGTAACAAGTTATTTGGTTGAACAACCCGACGGCGAAGAGATTCCGCGCCGTATTCAGTTTATTACGGGCATTTACCAAAAACACATGAATGAGGCGAAACCTTTCACTCAAGTTTTTGCTGAGCTTAAAGATTTCATTAAAGAACACTGCCTTGAAAATCCCGTGGCGGTCATTCATTTCGCTCAGTTTGAAAAACCGTTCTTAGCTGATGCCTACGAGAAACTTACAGAAGAACTCCCTTTTCAAATTCTTTGCACCCACGAAATCGCAAAAAGACTTTTACCAAACTTACCGACCCGAGGAATTAAAGGACTGGCCGGTTACTTTGGCTGCCCTTCAGGGGAATTAAAACGCGCTGCGAATCACGTGCAAGCCACCCAAGTGATCTGGCAAGGTCTTACGGGTTTGCTAGCAGAAAAAAACATTCTTTCTTTAAGCGATCTTAACACTTGGCTTAGCGAAACTCCAAAAACAGCCCGGGTCAAATACGAATACCCACTTCCTAAAGAAAAGCGTTTAAGCCTTCCGAAGGAACCTGGGGTTTACCGCATGCTAAGCCGCTGGGGCGAAGTCCTTTACGTTGGTAAAGCCACTTCACTTCATGACCGTGTGAATAGTTATTTCCGCGGGCAAAAGAATCGCGATAGTCGAAAGCTTGAAATGCTGACCCAAGTTTGGGATTTGCAAGTCACGGTTGTTGGCAGTCCTTTAGAATCAGCACTTTTAGAGACCGACGAGATCAAACGCTTAAATCCTCCGTACAATGTCAGCTTAAAAGTCGGCAGAAGGGAACTTGCCTTCTTTAATGAAGATTTTACTTCACTAAGTCCTGTGGCTGATGAAATTCATCAAATAGGTCCGTTTTCAAACGCCATGGCCTTGGATTCAGTTTTGCGTTTAAGCCAATCCGTCAAAGAACAATCCTTTGATGAAAACATGTTTTACGAACCGATTGATGCTGAACTGCTTGAAGCCGGTTTTGATTTGTTTTGTGATCGCCATGGTTTCAGCAAAGAAGATTTTCGTTCGGTCCGCTCTGTTCTTGCCGTAGGCCTTAACTGGTATCGCAAGTTAGTCGAAGAAGCTGAGGAAGAAGAAATCATTGAAGAGCCTGAAGAAGCCGCAGCTGACACCGAAACGGAAGATGAAGAAGAAGTGGAAATCGAGCTCACAGCGGAAGACTTAGCCGACAAGTATGAACGTCATTTCATTCGCTCCGCTGCCACCTATTTACGTACAAAAAAGCTGACTCAGCTATTAAATGCGCGCATTAAAATCGCAGAAAAAATGGAATTAAAGATTCAAGGCGGCCAAGTGCTGGCGCCACAAAGCCAGCATGTAAAACAAAGATCTTCATGGCAAAATCTTGGTATCGACACCTATGATCGTATGACCGTGCTTTATACAGAACTGAACAAACTGCGTTCCAAAAACGAAACTTTAGAAATTACTTTTTAA
- a CDS encoding DOPA 4,5-dioxygenase family protein — MERPYKVNSQLLPAGFPREFDAHIYFSAEQRQQAETFRKAAIEQFAGLKVFVGEMIPEAIGPHPVPMFEINFPKELFSEVVLWLMHSRGDLSVLVHELTGDDHYDHTQAALWLGEAVELKYSVFKK, encoded by the coding sequence ATGGAACGTCCCTACAAAGTAAATTCACAACTTTTGCCTGCTGGCTTCCCTCGGGAATTCGATGCGCATATCTATTTTTCCGCTGAACAAAGACAGCAAGCCGAAACCTTTCGTAAAGCCGCCATCGAACAATTTGCGGGTCTAAAAGTCTTCGTTGGGGAAATGATTCCTGAAGCCATTGGTCCTCATCCTGTTCCCATGTTTGAAATTAATTTCCCAAAAGAACTTTTTTCTGAAGTCGTTTTATGGCTTATGCATTCTCGTGGGGATCTATCTGTTTTAGTACATGAGCTGACAGGGGATGATCACTACGATCACACTCAAGCGGCACTTTGGCTAGGCGAAGCTGTCGAGCTAAAATATTCTGTTTTTAAAAAGTAA
- a CDS encoding phospholipase D family protein: MSGFFILCLSFVGCNGVPKTYISPKAYAIKETSDTVLGKLLSPTVQAHKGNSGFVPLEAGTDAYKARIVSIQMAQKTLDLQYYLWADDRIGKAMGHEVIQAADRGVRVRILLDDLNLGPYEDALLALDRHPQIEVRMFNPFSFRKIRLFEIVRFHQAHRRMHGKLMIADNQTAITGGRNIGEQYFTAHGEENFGDYDVWAFGPIVGQCSDAFDEYWNSGFSVPISVLNQREITDEDYKNLRESFASASNDLQKSSYAKQLASSSLDADFRAGRLKTYWGRAQIYYDSPEKIDQENQDTYDGRNLKKYMEAMPISPPTKELFIVSPYFIPGAKGVEYFKNKEAKGVQVSVFTNSLGSNDVPLTFAGYKKYRKQLIRAGVDLYELKPRVTPKARKFRLVGTSGARLGLHGKVFIFDRRAMFVGSLNLDPRSIELNTEFGVLFESPELADQFLNNALRFLPELSYRVSLNDKNDVQWNTVESGKSIVFSEEPDARWWQSFQSEFLSLFVPETML; the protein is encoded by the coding sequence ATGTCAGGTTTCTTCATACTTTGCCTTTCGTTTGTGGGTTGCAATGGTGTTCCTAAAACCTACATTTCACCAAAGGCCTACGCCATTAAAGAAACCTCTGACACCGTTCTGGGAAAGCTGCTAAGTCCCACCGTTCAAGCCCATAAAGGCAATTCTGGATTTGTTCCGCTTGAGGCTGGAACAGATGCATATAAGGCGCGAATCGTTTCCATTCAAATGGCCCAGAAGACTTTGGATTTACAATACTATCTTTGGGCAGACGACAGAATCGGTAAAGCCATGGGACATGAGGTAATCCAGGCGGCTGATCGCGGGGTACGCGTAAGGATTCTGCTGGATGATTTAAATTTAGGTCCTTACGAAGATGCGCTGCTTGCTTTAGATCGTCATCCGCAAATTGAAGTGCGCATGTTTAATCCATTTTCTTTTCGCAAAATACGCTTATTTGAAATTGTCCGGTTTCACCAAGCCCATCGCCGCATGCACGGCAAACTTATGATCGCCGATAATCAAACGGCCATCACGGGTGGAAGAAATATTGGTGAGCAGTACTTTACGGCCCACGGTGAAGAAAATTTCGGTGATTACGACGTGTGGGCTTTTGGTCCTATCGTGGGTCAGTGTTCTGATGCCTTTGATGAATATTGGAATAGCGGTTTTTCAGTGCCCATTTCTGTTTTAAATCAGCGTGAAATCACCGATGAAGATTATAAAAACCTTCGTGAAAGTTTTGCGTCCGCTTCTAATGATCTGCAAAAGTCATCCTATGCAAAGCAATTGGCAAGCTCTAGTTTAGATGCGGACTTTCGCGCGGGACGACTAAAAACTTATTGGGGCAGGGCGCAGATCTACTATGATTCGCCGGAAAAAATTGACCAGGAAAATCAAGATACCTACGACGGAAGAAATTTAAAAAAATATATGGAGGCGATGCCAATTTCACCTCCGACAAAAGAGCTCTTCATCGTTTCACCTTACTTTATCCCGGGTGCAAAGGGTGTTGAATATTTTAAAAACAAAGAAGCCAAAGGTGTGCAGGTTTCCGTTTTTACGAACTCTTTAGGTTCAAATGACGTCCCTTTAACTTTTGCTGGGTATAAGAAATATCGCAAACAACTTATCAGAGCGGGTGTCGATCTTTATGAACTTAAACCGCGCGTGACTCCGAAGGCTCGTAAATTTCGTTTGGTGGGAACCTCAGGAGCAAGGTTGGGTCTGCACGGCAAAGTTTTTATCTTTGATCGTCGTGCGATGTTTGTTGGTTCACTGAACTTAGATCCCCGATCTATTGAGCTTAATACTGAGTTTGGGGTTTTGTTTGAAAGCCCGGAGCTGGCTGATCAGTTTTTAAATAATGCCTTAAGATTCTTACCAGAACTATCTTATCGGGTAAGTCTTAATGATAAAAACGATGTGCAATGGAACACGGTCGAAAGTGGAAAGAGTATCGTCTTTAGCGAAGAACCCGACGCCCGCTGGTGGCAAAGCTTTCAGTCAGAATTTCTATCATTGTTTGTTCCAGAGACTATGTTATAA
- the rfaE1 gene encoding D-glycero-beta-D-manno-heptose-7-phosphate kinase: protein MTTPVKAQVGPQDKELLVQQIPRLKGKKILIIGDVGLDEYVMGQVRRISPEAPVPVVEVDEEDMRLGLAANVAQNVASLGGEAMLVSVVGEDTGADLLKVLAAKSGVSWDYMIVDKDRPTTRKTRVMAKHHHIVRVDYELRKYLSADAEARLIATVEKNVDKADCVIIEDYAKGVISRNVVEKVSAICKKHNKKLMVDPHRNNPGSFYLGVDLIKPNYDEAVVLTGLDFDDLRDNPNKVVEVGRALQKITGAKEVVLTRGKDGMTIFSDDHVTEVPTYARKVFDVTGAGDTVIAALALGLVSGLSLVQSCMLANYAAGVVVGKVGCVPCEIPELIEYIQTAH from the coding sequence ATGACAACACCTGTAAAGGCTCAAGTAGGTCCTCAAGATAAAGAACTTTTGGTGCAGCAGATTCCTCGTTTAAAGGGAAAAAAGATTCTTATTATCGGTGACGTGGGTCTTGATGAATACGTGATGGGGCAAGTTCGCCGCATCAGCCCTGAAGCTCCTGTGCCTGTTGTTGAAGTTGATGAAGAAGATATGCGTTTGGGCCTTGCTGCCAACGTTGCGCAAAACGTAGCAAGCCTTGGTGGCGAAGCGATGCTGGTTTCGGTTGTCGGTGAAGACACGGGTGCTGACCTATTAAAAGTTTTGGCAGCAAAAAGCGGAGTCAGCTGGGATTACATGATCGTTGATAAAGATCGTCCTACCACTCGCAAAACCCGCGTGATGGCAAAGCACCATCACATCGTGCGCGTCGATTATGAACTTCGTAAATATCTTTCTGCGGATGCCGAAGCCCGCTTGATTGCGACAGTTGAAAAGAACGTGGATAAAGCGGATTGCGTGATTATCGAAGATTATGCAAAAGGTGTTATTTCTCGCAATGTGGTCGAAAAAGTTTCTGCGATTTGCAAAAAGCATAATAAAAAATTGATGGTGGATCCACACCGTAACAATCCCGGTTCATTCTACTTGGGTGTTGATTTGATTAAGCCTAACTATGACGAAGCGGTTGTGTTGACGGGACTTGATTTTGACGATCTTCGCGACAATCCAAATAAGGTGGTCGAAGTAGGTCGTGCTTTACAAAAAATCACTGGCGCTAAAGAAGTTGTTCTTACCCGTGGTAAAGACGGTATGACTATTTTTTCAGATGACCATGTGACGGAAGTCCCAACATACGCACGAAAAGTGTTTGATGTGACGGGTGCCGGGGATACAGTCATTGCCGCTCTGGCTTTAGGTTTGGTTTCTGGTTTGTCACTTGTTCAGTCTTGTATGCTTGCAAACTATGCCGCTGGCGTGGTGGTTGGCAAAGTGGGATGTGTACCTTGTGAGATCCCTGAACTTATCGAATATATCCAAACAGCCCACTAG